The Salegentibacter mishustinae genome includes a window with the following:
- a CDS encoding LptF/LptG family permease, translating into MKILDWYILKRYLGTFFLMLLLFIPIGITVNLAEKIGKILDNEVPFIEVALYYVDFTIYFANLLFPLFLFLSVIWFTSKLANNTEIIAFLSSGVSFWRFLRPYLIGASIVCVLALFLGMFLAPKASKGFNEFKYEYLKKNEQTQETRDVYRQINDNEFIYASHFQPIGKSARNFTLEHFEGNKLKFKISATSLRFNEGDTTYSLTNVDKRIVGVDGDSIFHQNKLDTILPFEFDELTPETYIAETLNYTELNEFIEQERRRGSGNINRYLVVAYKRWSIPVSAFILTIIAVAVSSMKRRGGMGVNLAVGITLAFIFIFFDKVFGTMAEQSTFSPLIAVWFPNISFGVLAIFLLYRAKR; encoded by the coding sequence TTGAAAATATTAGATTGGTACATATTAAAACGCTATTTAGGAACATTTTTCCTGATGCTTTTACTATTTATACCAATTGGGATCACGGTAAATCTTGCCGAAAAAATTGGTAAAATACTGGATAATGAAGTGCCTTTTATTGAAGTGGCGCTTTATTATGTAGATTTCACGATCTATTTTGCCAATTTATTATTCCCACTTTTCCTGTTTTTATCGGTGATTTGGTTTACCTCGAAACTTGCTAATAATACCGAAATTATCGCTTTTTTAAGTAGTGGTGTTTCTTTTTGGAGATTTCTAAGGCCCTATCTTATTGGTGCCAGTATTGTTTGCGTTCTGGCTTTATTCCTAGGAATGTTCCTTGCGCCTAAAGCCAGTAAAGGTTTTAATGAGTTTAAGTACGAATATCTTAAGAAGAACGAGCAAACCCAGGAAACCAGGGATGTATACCGGCAAATTAACGATAATGAATTTATTTACGCGAGTCATTTTCAACCCATAGGTAAATCGGCACGAAATTTCACCCTGGAGCATTTTGAAGGTAACAAGCTCAAATTTAAAATTAGCGCTACCAGTTTAAGGTTTAACGAGGGGGATACCACTTATTCTCTGACCAATGTAGATAAGCGTATCGTTGGAGTTGACGGGGATTCTATTTTTCATCAAAATAAGCTGGATACGATACTGCCGTTTGAATTTGATGAACTCACCCCGGAAACCTATATCGCTGAAACCTTAAATTATACCGAATTAAACGAATTTATAGAACAAGAGCGCCGCAGAGGTTCAGGAAATATAAATAGATACCTGGTGGTAGCTTATAAAAGATGGAGTATCCCGGTTTCAGCATTTATTTTAACGATTATTGCTGTGGCTGTATCTTCTATGAAACGGCGCGGAGGAATGGGTGTGAACCTTGCTGTTGGGATTACCCTTGCTTTTATATTTATATTTTTCGATAAAGTTTTTGGTACCATGGCAGAGCAATCTACCTTCTCTCCCTTAATTGCGGTTTGGTTTCCAAACATCAGCTTTGGTGTCCTTGCTATTTTTCTACTTTACAGGGCTAAGAGGTAG
- the dnaB gene encoding replicative DNA helicase has protein sequence MDKMTAPQQFSAKKSNVISLEKGKLPPQAVDLEEVVLGAMMIDKKGVDEIIDILSPDAFYKNSHKLIFEAIHKLFENTEAIDLLTVSNQLKKDGNFEKTGGDYYLIQLTQKVSSSAHIEFHARIILQKYIQRSLIKISNEIIEEAYDESTDVFDLLDSAEAKLYEVTQGNIQKSTETAQSLVIQAKNRIEEISNKEGLSGVPSGFDKLDQLTSGWQPSDLIIVAARPGMGKTALTLSMARNIAVGQNMPVAFFSLEMSAVQLITRLISSETGLSSEKLRTGNLEKHEWEQLNVKVKDLENAPLFIDDTPSLSIFDLRAKARRLASQHGIKLIVIDYLQLMTAGGSQKGGGNREQEISTISRNLKALAKELNVPVIALSQLSRAVETRGGSKRPLLSDLRESGAIEQDADIVSFIYRPEYYKIEEWDDEERTPTDGQGEFIVAKHRNGGLENIRLKFIGHLGKFDNLEEFDSPFEYHSKMNTGENEENEFGSPNLPNPSANEAFGSSMNSGFNNDDDDEVPF, from the coding sequence ATGGATAAAATGACCGCCCCGCAGCAATTTTCGGCAAAAAAAAGTAATGTTATTAGCCTTGAAAAAGGCAAGCTTCCGCCGCAAGCTGTTGATTTAGAAGAAGTTGTGTTGGGGGCGATGATGATAGATAAAAAAGGGGTAGATGAAATAATTGACATCCTAAGCCCTGATGCTTTCTATAAAAACTCCCATAAATTAATTTTTGAAGCAATACACAAGCTCTTCGAAAATACTGAGGCGATAGACTTATTAACCGTTTCTAACCAATTAAAGAAAGATGGTAATTTTGAAAAAACCGGCGGCGATTATTACCTCATTCAATTAACCCAAAAAGTATCATCTTCTGCCCATATTGAGTTTCACGCCCGTATAATTCTTCAAAAATATATTCAGCGTAGCCTTATTAAAATTTCAAACGAAATTATTGAGGAAGCTTACGATGAATCTACCGATGTTTTTGACCTTTTAGATAGCGCTGAAGCAAAATTGTATGAAGTAACCCAGGGGAATATTCAAAAATCTACCGAGACTGCCCAGAGTTTGGTAATCCAGGCGAAAAATAGAATTGAAGAAATCTCTAATAAAGAAGGTTTAAGTGGTGTTCCTTCAGGATTTGATAAGTTAGACCAGTTAACTTCCGGTTGGCAGCCCAGTGACCTTATTATTGTTGCAGCGCGTCCAGGTATGGGTAAAACGGCTTTAACTTTATCTATGGCCAGGAATATTGCGGTTGGACAAAATATGCCGGTGGCATTTTTCTCTTTGGAGATGTCAGCCGTGCAGCTAATTACCCGATTAATTTCTTCGGAAACCGGTCTTTCATCAGAAAAATTAAGAACCGGAAATCTTGAAAAGCACGAATGGGAGCAACTTAACGTAAAGGTAAAAGATCTTGAAAATGCTCCTTTATTTATAGATGATACACCTTCACTTTCGATTTTTGACCTTAGAGCAAAAGCCAGGAGGTTGGCTTCCCAACACGGGATCAAGCTTATTGTTATTGATTATTTGCAGTTAATGACGGCTGGTGGAAGCCAAAAAGGTGGCGGAAACAGGGAGCAGGAAATATCAACGATCTCCCGTAACCTTAAAGCTTTGGCTAAAGAACTCAATGTCCCGGTAATTGCACTTTCTCAGCTATCGCGTGCGGTAGAAACCAGGGGTGGCAGTAAACGTCCATTGCTTTCTGACCTTAGGGAATCTGGAGCGATTGAGCAGGATGCCGATATTGTATCCTTTATTTATCGTCCAGAATACTATAAAATTGAAGAATGGGATGATGAAGAAAGAACACCAACCGATGGACAGGGTGAATTTATTGTAGCTAAGCACAGGAACGGTGGACTGGAAAATATACGTCTTAAATTTATTGGTCATCTTGGTAAATTTGATAACTTAGAAGAGTTCGATTCGCCTTTTGAGTATCATTCTAAAATGAATACCGGTGAGAATGAAGAGAATGAGTTTGGCTCGCCAAACCTGCCTAACCCAAGTGCGAATGAAGCTTTTGGCAGCTCAATGAATAGTGGGTTTAATAATGACGATGATGACGAAGTTCCATTCTAA
- the infC gene encoding translation initiation factor IF-3: MRRKKSKRPLRAVKENQHRINQKIRAEEVRLVGDNVEMGVYPTKQALSIAEELDLDLVEISPDAKPPVVKAMDYKKFLYEQKKREKAMKAKASKVVVKEIRFGPNTDDHDYEFKKRNAEKFLKDGAKLKAFVFFKGRSIVFKDKGEILLLRLAQDLEELGKVEQMPKLEGKRMTMFLSPRKAK, encoded by the coding sequence ATACGTAGAAAAAAATCGAAGAGACCGCTTAGAGCAGTCAAAGAGAATCAACACCGGATTAACCAAAAAATCAGGGCAGAAGAAGTTCGTCTTGTAGGTGATAATGTAGAAATGGGCGTTTACCCAACTAAACAAGCATTATCTATAGCTGAAGAATTAGACCTGGATTTGGTAGAAATATCTCCAGATGCTAAACCACCAGTGGTAAAAGCAATGGATTACAAAAAGTTTCTTTACGAACAAAAGAAGCGCGAGAAGGCTATGAAAGCCAAAGCGAGTAAAGTTGTGGTAAAAGAAATACGTTTTGGCCCTAATACAGATGATCACGATTACGAATTTAAAAAACGTAACGCAGAGAAATTTTTAAAAGACGGAGCTAAATTAAAAGCTTTTGTATTTTTTAAAGGACGTTCTATCGTTTTTAAAGATAAAGGTGAAATTCTACTGCTAAGATTAGCGCAAGATCTTGAAGAACTTGGAAAAGTAGAACAAATGCCGAAGCTGGAAGGAAAACGTATGACTATGTTTTTATCTCCCAGAAAAGCAAAATAG
- a CDS encoding acetyl-CoA carboxylase carboxyltransferase subunit alpha, with the protein MEYLDFELPIKELEEQYEKACNIGEESDVDVTATCRQIEKKLKATRKDIYKNLTAWQRVQLSRHPNRPYTLDYINAICGDTFLELHGDRNVKDDKAMIGGLGKIEDQSFMFIGQQKGYNTKTRQYRNFGMANPEGYRKALRLMKSAEKFGLPVVTFVDTPGAYPGLEAEERGQGEAIARNILEMTRLKVPVIVVIIGEGASGGALGIGVGDKVMMLENTWYSVISPESCSSILWRSWEYKEQAADALKLTAKDMKKQKLIDEIVKEPVGGAHSNREETFDTVKNAILEAYDEFKNLSPTDLVNKRMDKYLDMGVFKG; encoded by the coding sequence ATGGAATATTTAGATTTTGAATTACCCATTAAAGAGTTGGAAGAGCAGTACGAAAAGGCCTGTAACATAGGTGAAGAGAGTGATGTTGATGTTACGGCTACCTGCAGGCAAATTGAGAAGAAATTAAAGGCTACCCGAAAAGACATATATAAGAACTTAACGGCCTGGCAACGGGTTCAACTTTCAAGGCATCCTAACCGGCCCTATACTTTAGATTACATTAATGCTATTTGCGGTGATACGTTTTTAGAACTTCACGGTGATAGAAATGTAAAAGATGATAAAGCGATGATAGGGGGTCTTGGTAAAATTGAAGACCAAAGTTTTATGTTTATTGGTCAGCAAAAAGGCTATAATACTAAAACCAGGCAGTATAGAAATTTTGGGATGGCAAATCCTGAGGGTTACCGCAAAGCTTTACGTTTAATGAAATCTGCAGAAAAGTTTGGTCTTCCTGTAGTTACATTTGTGGATACTCCGGGAGCATATCCAGGTCTGGAAGCTGAAGAGCGCGGACAGGGAGAAGCTATTGCCCGAAATATTCTTGAAATGACCAGGCTAAAAGTGCCGGTAATTGTTGTTATTATTGGAGAAGGAGCTAGTGGTGGTGCTTTGGGAATTGGCGTTGGAGATAAAGTGATGATGCTTGAAAATACCTGGTATTCGGTAATTTCTCCTGAATCCTGTTCTTCTATTCTTTGGCGAAGCTGGGAGTATAAAGAACAAGCGGCAGATGCTTTAAAACTCACCGCTAAGGATATGAAAAAACAGAAGCTTATAGATGAGATTGTAAAAGAACCAGTTGGAGGCGCTCATAGTAATAGAGAAGAGACCTTTGATACGGTAAAAAATGCAATTTTAGAGGCATATGATGAATTTAAAAACTTATCACCAACAGATTTAGTTAATAAGAGGATGGATAAGTATTTGGATATGGGGGTTTTTAAAGGCTAA
- a CDS encoding transketolase: MSKIKELEDFATQVRRDILRQVHKVNSGHPGGSLGCTEFFTALYQGGIMEHKPEFNMDGKEEDIFFLSNGHISPVFYSVLGRSGYFPVDELNTFRLINSRLQGHPTTHEGLPGIRVASGSLGQGMSVALGAAQAKKLNKDNHLVFALLGDGELQEGQNWEAIMYAAGNKVDNLIATVDLNGQQIDGSTETVLPMGNMKAKFEAFGWDVMEIDDGNDMQQVIDGLTEAKSRTGKGKPVCVLMTTVMGNGVDFMMHTHAWHGKAPNDEQLETALAQNPETLGDY; the protein is encoded by the coding sequence ATGTCAAAAATCAAAGAATTAGAAGATTTTGCCACCCAGGTTCGCCGGGATATTTTAAGGCAGGTTCACAAAGTGAATTCGGGACACCCGGGAGGTTCGCTTGGTTGTACAGAATTTTTCACCGCTTTGTACCAGGGTGGGATTATGGAGCACAAGCCCGAGTTTAATATGGATGGGAAAGAAGAAGATATTTTCTTCCTTTCTAACGGCCATATCTCTCCGGTATTTTATAGTGTTTTAGGCCGTAGCGGTTATTTTCCTGTAGATGAATTGAATACTTTTCGCCTTATTAATTCCAGGTTACAAGGTCACCCTACAACACATGAAGGCCTACCGGGAATTCGCGTAGCTTCAGGCTCTCTGGGTCAGGGAATGTCAGTTGCTCTTGGAGCTGCCCAGGCTAAAAAGCTTAATAAGGACAATCATTTGGTATTCGCCCTTTTAGGTGACGGTGAACTGCAAGAAGGCCAGAACTGGGAAGCTATTATGTATGCTGCCGGAAATAAAGTTGATAATCTTATTGCTACAGTAGACTTAAACGGCCAGCAAATAGATGGAAGCACCGAAACCGTTTTACCTATGGGTAATATGAAAGCTAAATTTGAAGCCTTTGGCTGGGATGTTATGGAGATTGATGATGGTAACGATATGCAACAGGTTATTGATGGTTTAACCGAAGCAAAATCTCGCACCGGAAAAGGAAAACCGGTTTGTGTACTTATGACTACTGTAATGGGCAACGGCGTAGATTTTATGATGCATACGCACGCCTGGCACGGAAAAGCGCCTAACGATGAGCAATTGGAAACCGCGCTTGCACAAAATCCTGAAACTTTAGGAGACTATTAA
- the tgt gene encoding tRNA guanosine(34) transglycosylase Tgt, which translates to MKFDLLSTDAGSKARAGTITTDHGKIETPIFMPVGTVASVKGVHQRELKEEINPDIILGNTYHLYLRPQTEILKKAGGLHKFMNWDRNILTDSGGYQVYSLSARRKIKEEGVKFKSHIDGSYHTFTPENVMEIQRAIGADIIMAFDECTPYPCDYKYAKRSMHMTHRWLDRCVNHLEKVDPFYGFDQTLFPIVQGSTYKDLRKQSAEYIASVGAEGNAIGGLSVGEPAEEMYAMTEVVTEILPEDKPRYLMGVGTPINILENIALGVDMFDCVMPTRNARNGMLFTAHGTINIKNKKWEDDFSPIDEMGITFVDTEYSKAYVRHLFSVNELLGKQIATIHNLGFYMWLVREARKHILAGDFTTWKNMMVKQMDKRL; encoded by the coding sequence ATGAAATTTGATTTGTTGAGTACCGATGCCGGTAGTAAAGCCCGTGCCGGGACCATTACAACCGATCACGGTAAGATTGAAACTCCTATTTTTATGCCTGTTGGTACCGTGGCTTCTGTAAAAGGAGTGCACCAGCGGGAACTTAAAGAAGAAATTAATCCCGATATTATATTAGGAAATACCTACCACCTTTATTTACGTCCCCAAACCGAAATTCTTAAAAAAGCCGGCGGTTTACATAAGTTTATGAACTGGGATAGAAATATTTTAACCGATAGTGGCGGGTACCAGGTATATTCTCTTTCTGCCAGAAGAAAAATTAAGGAGGAAGGTGTAAAATTCAAATCTCATATAGACGGATCATACCATACTTTCACTCCAGAGAACGTAATGGAAATTCAGCGTGCTATTGGGGCCGATATCATTATGGCTTTTGATGAATGCACACCTTATCCCTGTGATTATAAATATGCCAAACGTTCTATGCATATGACGCATAGATGGCTTGATAGATGTGTAAATCATCTTGAGAAAGTAGATCCATTCTATGGATTTGATCAAACGCTTTTTCCAATTGTCCAGGGGAGTACATATAAAGATTTAAGAAAACAATCTGCCGAATATATTGCTTCAGTTGGAGCAGAGGGTAATGCAATTGGCGGACTTTCAGTTGGAGAACCTGCTGAAGAAATGTATGCGATGACAGAGGTTGTTACTGAAATTCTTCCGGAGGATAAACCGCGATATTTAATGGGCGTGGGAACTCCTATTAATATCCTGGAAAATATTGCGTTGGGAGTAGATATGTTTGATTGTGTGATGCCAACCAGAAATGCCCGTAACGGAATGCTTTTTACGGCCCACGGTACCATCAATATCAAAAATAAAAAATGGGAAGACGATTTCTCTCCAATAGATGAAATGGGAATCACTTTCGTAGATACTGAATACAGCAAAGCTTATGTTAGGCATTTATTTAGTGTGAATGAACTTCTCGGCAAGCAAATTGCTACAATTCATAACCTCGGGTTTTATATGTGGTTGGTGCGTGAAGCCAGAAAACATATCTTAGCCGGAGATTTTACCACCTGGAAGAATATGATGGTAAAACAAATGGACAAAAGACTGTAA
- the rpmI gene encoding 50S ribosomal protein L35 — MPKMKTKSSAKKRFKLTGTGKIKRKHAFKSHILTKKSKKRKLALTHSTLVHDADKDNVKLMLRLK; from the coding sequence ATGCCTAAAATGAAGACAAAATCTAGTGCTAAAAAGCGTTTTAAGCTTACAGGTACTGGGAAAATAAAAAGAAAGCACGCGTTTAAAAGCCACATCTTAACAAAGAAGTCTAAAAAACGTAAGCTAGCCTTAACGCACAGTACATTAGTACACGATGCAGATAAGGACAATGTTAAACTTATGTTGCGTTTAAAGTAA
- a CDS encoding asparagine synthetase B, producing MMTKFHSKNSDKINKTKFNNIDLKDQKSGKFTVFLVFFVLLALTSFRVSASQLLIPMDGDSQKNHLKAYGITYFALEEELEVRWLLNYRGGSFLISDTEELRKECQIRGVSFEIISDDKTQSILEEISSPSQNMETVVLEKAPKIAVYSPQGNKPWDDAVTMALTYAEIPYEIIYDEAVLNDALILYDWLHLHHEDFTGQYGKFYRTFRTTPWYIQEKEEAEALAQKLGYNKVSEEKRDVALKIRDYVVGGGFMFAMCSATDSFDIALAAEGVDIAETMFDGDPSEPGYQSKIDFSNTFAFTDFTLERSPMVYEFSSIDMTAKRKIPKETDYFTLMDFSAKWDVVPTMLTQNHTRLVKGFMGQTTAYNPDNIKANVLVMGESKLNGEARYIHGIKGKGFFTFYGGHDPEDYQHRVGDPKTELDLHPTSPGYRLILNNVLFPAAKKKPQKT from the coding sequence ATGATGACGAAGTTCCATTCTAAAAATTCTGACAAAATAAATAAGACTAAGTTTAATAATATTGATTTAAAAGACCAGAAAAGCGGGAAATTTACCGTTTTTCTGGTCTTTTTTGTTTTATTGGCTTTAACTTCTTTCAGGGTTTCAGCATCCCAGTTGCTAATTCCTATGGATGGAGACTCCCAAAAGAATCATTTAAAAGCTTACGGAATAACCTATTTCGCTTTAGAAGAAGAGTTAGAAGTGAGATGGTTACTGAATTATCGCGGTGGTTCCTTTTTAATTTCAGATACCGAAGAATTGCGTAAAGAATGCCAGATACGTGGAGTTTCTTTTGAAATAATAAGCGATGATAAAACCCAGTCCATTTTAGAAGAAATAAGTAGTCCTTCCCAGAATATGGAAACTGTAGTATTAGAAAAGGCTCCAAAAATTGCGGTGTATTCTCCACAGGGAAATAAACCCTGGGACGATGCGGTGACGATGGCACTTACTTATGCCGAAATTCCTTATGAAATTATCTATGATGAAGCCGTATTAAATGATGCGCTCATTTTATATGATTGGTTACATCTGCATCACGAAGATTTCACCGGGCAATACGGGAAGTTTTATAGAACATTTAGAACTACACCCTGGTATATCCAGGAAAAAGAAGAGGCTGAAGCCTTAGCACAGAAGTTGGGGTATAATAAGGTTTCTGAAGAGAAGCGGGATGTTGCTTTAAAAATTAGAGATTATGTTGTTGGCGGCGGCTTTATGTTTGCGATGTGTAGCGCTACCGATAGTTTTGATATTGCCCTCGCCGCAGAAGGAGTAGATATTGCCGAAACTATGTTTGATGGCGATCCCAGTGAACCCGGTTATCAATCTAAAATAGATTTCAGTAATACTTTCGCCTTTACCGATTTCACCCTGGAACGAAGCCCGATGGTTTACGAGTTTTCCTCTATAGATATGACTGCTAAAAGAAAAATTCCTAAGGAAACTGATTATTTTACCCTTATGGATTTTTCAGCAAAATGGGATGTTGTGCCTACTATGTTAACCCAAAACCACACTCGATTGGTCAAAGGATTTATGGGGCAAACAACAGCCTATAATCCAGATAATATTAAAGCCAATGTTTTGGTGATGGGAGAAAGTAAATTAAATGGTGAAGCAAGATACATTCACGGAATAAAAGGAAAAGGATTTTTTACTTTTTACGGAGGCCACGATCCTGAAGATTATCAGCATAGGGTAGGGGATCCAAAGACCGAACTTGATTTACACCCAACTTCGCCGGGCTATCGACTTATTTTAAATAATGTGCTTTTCCCGGCGGCCAAGAAAAAGCCTCAAAAAACTTAA
- the thrS gene encoding threonine--tRNA ligase has translation MIKVSLPDGSIKEFEKGATPMDVANSISSGLARNVISAKFNNNIVEVSTPLTTDGSLTLFTWKDDEGKKAFWHSTSHVMAQAIEEMYPGSKLTIGPAIENGFYYDVDFGEHKISENDFKKIEERMLQIAREKHDFKLREVSKADALSYYKEQNNQFKVELIENLEDGEITFCDHDNFTDLCRGGHIPNTGFIKAVKLMSVAGAYWRGDENNPQLTRVYGISFPKQKELKEYLELLEEAKKRDHRKLGKELELFTFSQKVGQGLPLWLPKGAALRERLEDFLKKAQKKAGYEMVVSPHIGQKELYVTSGHYAKYGEDSFQPIHTPNEGEEFLLKPMNCPHHCEIYNATSWSYRDLPKRFAEFGTVYRYEQSGELHGLTRVRGFTQDDAHIFCTPDQLDEEFKKVIDLTLYVFDSLGFENFTAQVSLRDPENKEKYIGSDDVWEKAETAIINAAKEKGLNYVVETGEAAFYGPKLDFMVKDALGRSWQLGTIQVDYNLPERFKLSYKGSDNETHRPVMIHRAPFGSMERFIAILLEHTAGNFPLWLMPEQAMVLSISEKYEKYAQKVLTLLENNEIRALADNRNETIGKKIREAEMNKFPYMLIIGEQEEQDGTVSVRKRREGDIGTMPVEDFAEIINNEIKKTLKTFKV, from the coding sequence ATGATTAAGGTAAGCTTGCCCGATGGCAGTATAAAAGAATTTGAAAAAGGCGCCACTCCAATGGATGTTGCTAATAGTATTAGCTCTGGACTGGCCCGAAACGTAATTTCAGCAAAATTCAACAATAATATAGTAGAAGTTTCTACGCCATTAACTACAGATGGCAGTTTAACCTTATTTACCTGGAAAGACGACGAAGGCAAAAAAGCCTTTTGGCATTCTACCTCTCACGTGATGGCCCAGGCGATAGAAGAAATGTATCCCGGTTCTAAATTAACTATTGGACCGGCCATTGAAAATGGATTCTATTATGATGTAGATTTTGGCGAGCACAAGATTTCTGAAAACGATTTTAAGAAGATCGAAGAACGAATGCTTCAAATTGCTCGCGAAAAACATGATTTCAAACTTCGAGAAGTTTCAAAAGCTGATGCGCTGTCCTATTATAAGGAACAAAATAATCAGTTTAAAGTTGAATTAATAGAAAACCTGGAAGATGGTGAGATCACTTTCTGCGATCACGACAACTTTACAGATCTTTGCCGCGGAGGGCACATCCCAAATACCGGCTTTATTAAAGCGGTAAAGTTAATGAGTGTTGCCGGAGCTTACTGGCGCGGTGATGAAAACAATCCTCAGTTAACTCGCGTTTATGGAATTTCATTTCCGAAGCAAAAAGAATTAAAAGAATACTTAGAACTGCTTGAAGAAGCTAAAAAAAGAGATCACCGTAAGCTTGGAAAAGAACTTGAGTTATTCACCTTTTCTCAAAAAGTTGGACAGGGACTTCCATTATGGTTACCAAAAGGAGCGGCTTTACGAGAACGACTCGAAGATTTCTTAAAAAAGGCACAGAAAAAGGCAGGTTATGAGATGGTGGTAAGTCCGCATATTGGTCAAAAAGAACTTTATGTAACTTCAGGGCATTATGCTAAATACGGCGAAGACAGTTTTCAGCCAATTCACACTCCAAATGAAGGTGAGGAATTTTTATTGAAACCTATGAACTGCCCGCATCACTGCGAAATTTACAATGCTACTTCCTGGAGTTATCGCGACCTTCCAAAACGTTTTGCTGAATTTGGTACCGTTTATCGTTACGAACAAAGTGGAGAATTACACGGATTGACCCGTGTTAGAGGATTTACCCAGGATGATGCACATATTTTTTGTACTCCAGATCAATTAGATGAAGAATTTAAAAAAGTAATAGACCTTACCTTATATGTATTCGATTCTTTAGGTTTTGAAAACTTCACCGCACAGGTTTCTCTAAGAGATCCGGAGAATAAAGAAAAATATATAGGATCTGATGATGTTTGGGAAAAAGCCGAAACTGCCATTATTAACGCAGCTAAGGAAAAAGGTCTAAATTATGTTGTTGAAACCGGGGAAGCCGCATTTTATGGGCCTAAATTAGACTTTATGGTGAAAGATGCACTTGGCAGAAGCTGGCAACTTGGCACCATTCAGGTAGACTACAACCTGCCAGAAAGATTTAAACTTAGCTATAAAGGAAGTGACAATGAGACACACCGCCCGGTAATGATTCACCGTGCGCCATTTGGAAGTATGGAACGTTTTATCGCTATATTATTGGAACATACAGCCGGTAACTTTCCATTATGGTTGATGCCCGAGCAGGCTATGGTGCTCTCAATCAGTGAGAAATATGAAAAATACGCCCAAAAAGTTTTAACTTTGCTGGAAAATAACGAAATTCGCGCTTTGGCAGATAACCGAAATGAAACCATTGGGAAGAAAATAAGGGAAGCCGAAATGAACAAATTCCCATATATGTTGATTATAGGGGAACAGGAAGAACAAGATGGTACGGTTTCTGTACGAAAGAGAAGGGAAGGCGATATTGGTACTATGCCAGTAGAAGACTTTGCCGAAATAATAAATAATGAAATCAAAAAAACGTTGAAGACGTTTAAAGTTTAA
- the rplT gene encoding 50S ribosomal protein L20: MPRSVNSVAKRARRKKVLKQAKGYFGRRKNVWTVAKNAVEKAMLYSYRDRKVKKRNFRSLWIMRINAAAREHGMSYSQFMGAAKAGGIGLNRKVLADLAMNHPEAFKAIVDKVK, encoded by the coding sequence ATGCCAAGATCAGTAAATTCAGTTGCAAAGAGAGCCAGAAGAAAAAAGGTTCTTAAGCAAGCAAAAGGTTACTTCGGACGTCGTAAAAACGTTTGGACAGTAGCAAAAAATGCGGTTGAGAAAGCAATGCTTTACTCATACAGAGACCGTAAAGTAAAGAAGCGTAATTTCCGTTCACTATGGATTATGCGTATTAACGCTGCAGCCCGTGAACACGGTATGTCTTATTCTCAATTTATGGGAGCTGCAAAAGCCGGTGGAATAGGTTTAAACCGTAAGGTACTTGCCGATTTGGCAATGAACCATCCAGAAGCTTTTAAAGCAATTGTAGATAAAGTAAAGTAA
- a CDS encoding secondary thiamine-phosphate synthase enzyme YjbQ, translated as MKLFQKEIRLKARSRGFHLVTDEIESKIEELKEMKSGILNVFIKHTSAGITINENADPTVREDFESHFNEMVPENMSYYKHTLEGSDDMPAHIKASLLGSSLQIPVTNGKLNMGTWQGIYLAEHRNNGGSRKLVLSLYGI; from the coding sequence ATGAAACTTTTTCAAAAGGAAATAAGATTAAAAGCAAGGTCTAGAGGCTTTCATTTGGTGACAGATGAGATTGAAAGTAAAATAGAGGAGCTAAAAGAAATGAAGTCAGGAATATTAAATGTGTTTATAAAACATACTTCAGCAGGAATAACCATTAATGAAAATGCCGATCCTACGGTTCGGGAAGATTTTGAAAGTCATTTTAATGAAATGGTGCCAGAAAATATGTCGTATTACAAACATACGTTGGAAGGATCAGACGATATGCCGGCGCATATTAAGGCTTCCTTGTTGGGAAGTTCACTTCAGATCCCTGTAACCAATGGAAAATTAAATATGGGAACCTGGCAGGGAATTTATTTGGCGGAACATAGAAATAATGGAGGTTCGCGAAAATTGGTTTTAAGCCTTTACGGGATTTAA